CGGGATGTCCCTCGGGGCGGATACCGAAGAGATCGGCAATCTCACGCTCGAATCGCGACGCCGGGTAATGCAACGTCGCCACCGAGACGATCGTCGGGTCGCCGGTCGGCACCGCGACCGTGGCGTGTACGAACCAGTTCTCGCGGTGCTGCGCGAAGAGGTAGTGAACCTCAAACCCCCCGCGCTCGCCCCGCCGGTCGGCCGCCACCATCAGCACCAGCTCGGCGCCGAGGGTGCGAAGGATTTCGGCCATGGCGGGTACGTCGGCGCGGAGAGCAGCGCAATGCAGTTCGTTGCCCCGGACCCGGCGCAGGGCGGACAGGCGATCCGGCAGTCGCCCAGCGAGCAGCATCTCCACGCGGCCGACAGCCGTCATTTGCCCGCGATCTCCGCGGCCTGCACCAGCAGGCGCTCGAGGGGCGCCGGGATGGTCAATCCGAGGACCACGACGATGGCCAGGCAGAGCCCAAGCGGGACCAGGGGCCAGAGGGATCCCTCCCCGGCGCCGACGCCGGGGGACGGGGCCCCATAGAGCATGCGGTTCACGTGGCCGACGACCCCGATGAAGGCCACCGCGAGCAGACCCAGCACCAGGGCCACGGTCCAGGGCCGCCCGGCGGCGACACCGGCCCGGACGAGCGCGAACTCCGAGATGAACAGCCCGAAGGGGGGCAGCCCCGCGATCGCCAGTGCGCCCGCGGCAAACAACCCCCCTGTCCACGGCAGGGTTCGCAGCAAGCCTGTTACGCGAGCGATCTCCGTGCTGTGATAGCGCCGCAGCACCCGTCCGGAGAGGAAGAACAGAGCCGACTTCACCAGGGTGTGGTTCACGAGGTGGAGCATCGTGGCGAATGCCCCCAACGGCCCCAGCCCGAGCCCCACGCACATCAACCCCGTGTGCTCGACGCTCGAGTAGGCGAGCAGGCGCTTGTAGTTGCGCTGGGCCAGCAGGCTGAACGCTGCGATCGCCAGCGAGAGCAACCCCAGGGCGAGGAGCAACCGATCCGTGAACGCGGAGCCCACCGCGGCCTGGACCACCGCCTCCCAACGGATGAGGGCATAGAGGGCCACGGCCAGCAGGACCCCCGACATCATCGCGGACAGCGGCGCTGGCGCTTCCGAGTGGGCGTCCGGCAGCCACGTGTGCATGGGCGCCAGGCCGGCTTTCGTCCCGTAGCCGATGAGGAGGAAGACGAACGCGAGCCCGACGACGTCCGGATGCAGCGACGGGGCGGCCGCCATCAAGACCGTCCAGTTGAGCGCCGCCTCGTGCCGGCCGGCCACGTTCACGAAGTCGAAATAGGCGAGCACCGTGCCTGCGAACGCCAACGCGATGCCGACCGACCCGATCAGGATGTATTTCCACGAGGCCTCCACCGAGGCCTTGCTGACGTGGAGGGGAATCAGGACGGCCGAGGTGATCGTCGTGGCTTCGACGGCGATCCACATGAAGCCGACGTTGTTGGTCGTGACCGCGAAGAGCATCGTGAACGCGAACAGGTTGGCGAAGACGCGGAAGCGCCGCGCCTGCCGGGCATCGTACCCGTCATCGGCGCCCAGGCCCGGCCCCAGCCAGGCGGCCAGCGCACCCACCACGCTCACGCAGAGCACGAGCAGCGTGGACAGGGCGTCGGCCCGGAAGAACTCGCTCGGCCCGGCGGTGACGACCTCGCCGGCGAGCAGGTGGCTCCAGAGGATCAGGGCCGCCAGGACCGGCAGCAGCGACAGCCCGGCGTTCACCCAGCCGACGATGGCCCGATACGGTGTGACCGCGAGCGCTAGAAGGGCGCTCACGATGGGGGGGCCGAGGAGCAGGAAGAACGGATTCACGCCGGCCTCAGTGACGCAGCCGGTTGAGGTGCTCGACGTCGATGGTCTCGAAGGTCTCGTGGATCTGATAGACGAAGATCTGCATGACGATGAACCCCAGGAGCGCGTCGAGGAAGACGCCGAGCTCGACGATGAGGGGGATCCCGTAGGTGCCGAGGACGGCCAGCAGCGCGATGCCGTTCTCGAGCATGAGAAAGCCGACGACCTGGGTGAGCGCCTTCTTGCGGCTGATCACCACGAACAGGCTCACCAGCACCAGGCCCATGGCGAGCGGCATGGCGACTCGCGTCGGCAGCCGGCTGACCGCGACGAGCGGGCGCATGATCGCGTACCCGAGCAGGACCAGGAGGCCCGCGATGACCAGCGACGTCGCCGTGTTGACGTAGGGCTCCAGCTCCCGCTCCGTGCCGAAGCGCCGCTTCATGTCCCGGAGGAGCTTGGGGATGGCGACGGCCTTGATGAGGAAGAGGAGCAGGGCCACCCAGTACAGCTCACGCGCCGGGCCGAAGTGGGCCACCACGGCCGCGACGGCAGCGAGTACGACCGACTGCGCCGCCAAGGCATTGATGTACGCGGTCAGACCGCGCCGCCATAACAGAATCAGGCCGAAGATCAGCATCAGGCTCGACCCCAGGACCGACAGTTGGGAGAAGGCGTCGTTCACCGGGCTACCTCAGCAGAAAGGACGAGGTGACCGCGAGCAGGGCGAGGACGAACGAGACGCTCAAGAGCTCCGGCACCCTGAACAGCCGAAGCTTCGCGACCCGCGTCTCGAACAACGCGACCACGGCCGCCAGGATGCCGAGCTTGGCCAGCAACGT
The Candidatus Methylomirabilota bacterium genome window above contains:
- a CDS encoding proton-conducting transporter membrane subunit; amino-acid sequence: MNPFFLLLGPPIVSALLALAVTPYRAIVGWVNAGLSLLPVLAALILWSHLLAGEVVTAGPSEFFRADALSTLLVLCVSVVGALAAWLGPGLGADDGYDARQARRFRVFANLFAFTMLFAVTTNNVGFMWIAVEATTITSAVLIPLHVSKASVEASWKYILIGSVGIALAFAGTVLAYFDFVNVAGRHEAALNWTVLMAAAPSLHPDVVGLAFVFLLIGYGTKAGLAPMHTWLPDAHSEAPAPLSAMMSGVLLAVALYALIRWEAVVQAAVGSAFTDRLLLALGLLSLAIAAFSLLAQRNYKRLLAYSSVEHTGLMCVGLGLGPLGAFATMLHLVNHTLVKSALFFLSGRVLRRYHSTEIARVTGLLRTLPWTGGLFAAGALAIAGLPPFGLFISEFALVRAGVAAGRPWTVALVLGLLAVAFIGVVGHVNRMLYGAPSPGVGAGEGSLWPLVPLGLCLAIVVVLGLTIPAPLERLLVQAAEIAGK